In Loktanella sp. M215, the genomic window AATGACCCCACGACAGCACTCTACTGCATTGACCGACTTGGAGAAGTGTTCGGCCGATTGTCTGGCCGGGATATCCCATCGCCAGACCGCTACGACGATAAAGGACAGTTGCGTTTCCTGACTGAAGTCATCGTCATCGCTGATCTGGCATGTAATGCCTTCTCGGCAATCGCACGCTACGCGATGTCCGACGTCAATGTGGTGAAGCGGCTGGTCAACACGATGGACAAGTTGAGCCAGTCATTCCCGCCCGCAGCACGTGAAGCCATAATGACGTTAAATGAACAGGTGCTTATCGCCAGCGAGCAGAGCACTTCTCTGAGTTTTGATCGGGACGTGCTTCAGGACCTGCTCGCTCGACAGAGGTTCTGAAGCGGGGGGCCTGATGACTTTCGAACGCCTCCTGACGCCGAGCATGTCAATTCTTTACGGGCCAGGCCGTCTCAACCCCGACTGGTGCGCCATGCAGGCCGGAGCGACCTCGCTTTGAACCCGTTTCACGTCATGGCCGCGGCACCGAATTGCCGCCCGCGATGATGCGATTGATCCAAGGGTGAGGGTAGCAGGGCCTCATACGCGTCGTGCCTCGGCGAAGGAAATGAGCTTGCGGCTGTTCTCGTCCCAGAGATGTCGTCGCGTACAGTCAAAACTTTGACGCATTGTCAGGCGTTGGGCGCTTGCGAGCACGGGATGGTCACGCAGCACCTCTGACAAGCGGTAGAACGGTATCCGGCTATAGAGGTGATGAACATGGTGAATTCCGATATTGCCCGTCAACCACCGCAGGATTGGCGGAAGGACGTAATGTGAACTGCCCTCCAAGGCAGCATCGTGCAGTTCCCAATCAGACGCCCGGTCCCAGGATGTCTCTTCGAACTGGTGCTGAACAAAGAACAGCCACACGCCGGCGGAGGCCGCGACCAGCGCTGTCGGCAGAACCGTCACCAGCACCGGGACAATTCCGGCCATCCAGACGGCCACACCGATCAGGCTTGCCAGAACTGCATTCGTTGCCATTGCGCTGAGCCAGGATGTAGCTGACCTCAGTGAGCTGCTGCCGGTTTTGTGGACACGAAGATAAGATCGTGACCATTGAACTGGAGAGTGGATATGACGAGACGGAAGTTTAGCCGCGAGTTCAAGATCGAGGCGGTAAGGCTGGTGACCGAGCGAGGCGTTGCGGTCGCTCAGGCGTGCCGGGACCTGGATCTTGCGGAGAGCGTGCTGCGTCGCTGGATGCGGGAATTGATGGGAGCGCCTGTTGCGGCGTTTCCCGGCAATGGCTTGCAACGCGCAGAATTGGCCGAGATTGCGACCCTGAAGAAAGAGGTCGCCAAGCTCAAGGCGGAGCGTGACATCCTAAAAAAGGCGGCAGCTTACTTCGCGCGGGAAGCGACATGACGTTCGCTTACGTGGCAAAGCATCGGCACATTTGGCCGGTCAGCTGGATGTGCGCGGTGCTGGGCGTCTCCCGATCCGGCTTTCATGCCTGGCTCAGAAGGCCGATAAGCGAACGCGCGGCTCAGGATGCAAAGCTCGTCCAGTCGATCGACAAGAGCTTCAAGGCCAGCGATCGCACCTATGGCGCCCGCCGGGTCTGGCGTGACGTTCTGGAAGAAGGTCTCGCATGTGGACTGCACCGGATCGAACGCTTGATGCGGCTAAATGCAATGAGAGCGCGGCCCAAACGCCGCGGGAACCCGAAGGATGACGGCGAGCGGTCGGTCATCGCCGACAACATCCTTGACCGCGACTTCACAGCAGACCGGCCGAACCAGAAGTGGCTTGCCGACTTCACCTACATCTGGACCGCAGAGGGCTGGCTCTACGTGGCGGTCGTGCTGGACCTGTTCTCCAGGGTTCGCCATTGTGCTTGAACCAATGGCGCATCAATGGCTCACCGTCGGCTGGTCCATGAAGGCGGAACGGGATGCTTCACTGGTCATGGATGCGCTGATCCCTCTCATGGTTTGCCAGTCATTCCACCGGAATGACCTGCAAACCACTGCCGGGCAGCGGATGGCCGTCTGGCGGCGCGGAAAGGCTGACGCGCTGCTCCATCACTCAGACCAAGGATCGCAATATACCAGTGAGCAGTTTCAGCGCCTGCTGCTGGACAACGGCATCATTTGCCGGGTGAGCCGTGCGGGCAATGTGTGGGACAACTCAGCAATGGAGAGCTTCTTCTCGTCGCTGAAGATCGAACGGACAGCCCGCAAGGTCTACCGCACCCGTGACGCGGCACGCGCCGACGTGTTCGACTACATCGAGCGCTTTTACAATCCGAGGCGACGGCATTCGAAGCTGGGCTATCTCAGCCCTATGGCGTTCGAGGACCGAGCTATGCAAACCTAACCCGGTGTCCACGAAACCGGCAGCAGCTCACAGAGTTCCGCGACGGTCGCAGCCACCTTCAGACCGCCGCATGATTAGGCGTCACCAACCTTTGCCCATATCTCCTGCGGTAAGTTGGATCCTGAGAAGCGGCAGCTTTGAATAAAATTTAGTCCGTTCAACCCGAACGATATAGGCATGAAGATCAGCCGCAATTTGCTACACAGTGTGAAAGAATATTACATAATTTCACTTATACGTTATGTCAGCAATGTTGACATACCTTGTCTTTCTGCTGTCTTTCTGCTGTCTTTCGCTTGGTCAGCGCTGTGCCGGAAGGTTGCATTAGCTTTCGTCGATAATTTGGAGGATAGCGTTTCGTCGCGATTGCACGAGAATGTCGAGGACGTCCCCTTCCGCGTCGATGGCACGCCACAGCCAATGTTTCTTCCCTCGAATCGAGATAACGGCCTCAGCCAGATGCCATTTGTCGTTGGAGCGAGGACGATTGCGCCGGACGCAATTTACGAAATGTGGACCAAAGCGATTGACCCACAACCGGATCGCTTCCCGGCTGACAATCACACCGCGCTCGGCCAGCAGGTCTTCGACGTCGGCCGTGCTCATTGCGAAGCGATGGCAAGCCCAAACAGCGTAGGCGATGATTTCCCGAGGGAACCTAAAGCCCTTCAGGCGCAGCATACTGGTTAGGACTTTCATGATGTAGAAATAGCCCGATCATGCCGGTTGAACAACTTGGCAATGCCCTTCCGCGTCATAGCCAACGAGAACTTTCGGGTTTTGAAGTAAGAGCAGTATAACCTGCCAAAGCTCCCCGGACGACAAGAAGCCCTCAGGCGCCGTTATCGTCGGCCGCTACGCACTCAGAAGGACCCTCAGGGCCGCCGCGGTGCGCAAGCCAGGGGCAGACGGTTTACCGTCTGCATACCCTGTTATCGGACAGGTGGGCCATTTGGACGCAATGAATGCGAACCGCGGCACCAAATGGAAAGGCATCGCTGCAACTGGTTTGGCAACGGCACTTTGACCAAGGCAAGCGACAGATGATGGACATGGGGCGGCTATCAGTATTTCGCCACGATGTTCAGGAACAGTCCCTGGTTGTCAAATGTGAGGTCCGTCAGGTCGTCGGAGAACCGGCTAAAGTTATAGCCCGCCCCGACTTGCAGATTGGCGTTGATCTGTTTGAACGCGGCGACCAAAGCACCCGTCTCGGTGACATCAGCCGTGGTCAACGCCAAGTGGCGCACCTCTGCCATCATGTCCCAGTCGTTCGCTAGATGATAGCGGGCGCCAACCACCGCCAGAACGGCGTCGTTGCGCGCAAAGGTGGAGTCGCGGTCCGCAGCGGTTTCAGCGCTGCGATAGCCGATCTTGCCGTTCAGCGTCCAGAACCGATCCAGGTCGTAGGACGCATCGACGCTGACCACGTGGCTGCGCTGAACCGGACCCAGATCGTCCGTGCCGTCCAGCCGCTGGCCGACCTGATCGTCAAGGTAACGGTAGCGCGCCAGCATGTTAAAGCGGTCGTTCTCGACCGGGCGCAGGGCATATCCCAGCGAGACGTCGGTGTAGTCGCCGTCGCGGAACGCGGTCTCGTCGCTGCGCGACCGCAGGCTGTCGGCGCTGAACAGGATGCGCTGGGTCTCGTCGATCTTGTAGGCCAGGTCGACGGAGGCCAGCACCGTGTCGTTGTCCAGTGGCGCGTCCGACAGAGTGCCGGTTTCCGTGCGGTATTCGATCCGTCCCTTGGCCGTCAGGTCCTCGGTCGCGTAGGCTACCCCGAGCGAGATCGCCTGCCGGTCGAAGTCGTCCGACGCGCTCTCCTGCACCTGCCCCAGCTCATAGGCGAGGGTCGTCGTCAACGCCGCGTTCGGGCGGTAGGTCACGCCGTAGGCCGATGTCAGCGAGTCGCGCTGGCCGAACATGTCGTAGGTGTTCTCGCCGAAGACCGAGACGGTCTCGGACAGGGTCCGCCGGCCGCCCACAACGACGCGGCCCCGGTCGCGGCCGATCAGGTCCACGCCGTTCAAGTCCCTGCCGGGATCGAGGGTGTAGCCGATGTACTGTGTATCGCCCGCCGCATCGGTGCGCACCGCCAGCACGCGCGCGCCGGGACCCTGATTCCCGTCCGAGACCTCGCCCTCGAGCACCCAGCCGGTGCCCGTGTCGTAGGTCAGCCCAGTCCCCACGCGATCGTCGCGGTCAAGGCCGTCGCGGTTCACCGTCGTCTGGCCGAAGACGTAGACCGACAACTGGTCGTCCAAAGCGTAGGTCAGGCGGGCCGCGACATCGGTGCGATTGCCGGTCTCGTCGGCGTCGTCCCGGTCGATGCGAGCGGCCGCCAGCGTGTAGGAAAGGCGCTCCGTCAGCTGGCCGGCCAGTTCCGCCTCGCCCTCCAAGTCCTCGTCGCCGGCCGCGTTGGTGTAGCTGTCGTAGGTCAGCTTCAGCGTAGTCGTCTCGGACAGGCTCACCTCGGCGAAGACGCCCCACAGCTCCTCGTCCCCCGTCGTCGCGGTGACCTGCGTGTCGAGCGAGGAGAAGCCTGCGTCGCGATGTTCGGCGTAGCCGCCGACGACGCCGTCGCGCCCAAGGCCCAGGTCGGCCAGATCGGCGCGCCCCTCAACGCGCAGGGACTGGCCCTGCCCGCTAGCGGCGTCCTGGGTCTGGCTGTCGAGGCCGCCGTTGTAGGACAGCAGAGTGTCGATGCCGCGGCCCTCGCTGCGGGCGGCATCGATGCGCAGGTAGGTGCGCTCTGTCGGGGCGAACAGGATGTCGCCGCCGACCAGCTGGTGATCGCGCAGGCCAGTGTCGTCACGGGTAGCCGCGACGCCAAGGCGCAGCTGCGGCGTGACCCAGCCTTCGACCCGGCCGCCGGTGGCATAGCCGCCCACGTCGCCCGCGACGGGGGTGTATTCGTACTGCGCGACAAGGACCACGTCGTCGCGCCGCGCCCCGGTGGAGGAGATCAGGCCGTCGCCGGTGGTACCGAACAGCGGCCGCGACAAGGTGACGATCCCCTGGATATAGTTGATCTGGTAGTCGACGCCGGGCACCAGCGCCTGGCTGTCGATAATGCGGTCAGACTGCGGATCGCGGACCTGCACGAAGATCTGCTCGGTGCCGCGGGCGATGTCCTGCTGGCGCAGGAAGTAGACCGACCCGCCGGTGCCGACGAAGGCCTCGCGCTGCGGAATCCGGTCGGGCTGTGCGGCATGCACGGTCGCTTGCCGGATCGGCGTGCCATAGGTCGTCTGGACGCGCGATTCCACATGCGCCTGCGCGCCGTAGAGCGTGCGATCGTTGCGCACGAAGGCATTGTCGCCCAGCGACGCCACGAAGTCGCCGAACTGGACGAAGTTCCCTTCGCGCGCGATGCGCACATAAATCTTGCCAGAGGTGGGCGTCAGGTCGACGATCTTGGAGTCGTCGCCGAATGTCGGATAATAGTCGTCCGGATCGACGCGCAGCAGCAGCTGGCGCGGATCCTTCTCGTCAAGGTCGCCGATCAGGTCGCGGAGTGGCCCCTCGCCGCTGTCGACCGAGGCCGTGACCTCGTAGCCAGTGGCGGTGCGCCCGTTCACGAAACCCGCGATGCGCCCGGTGGCATAGGTGTCAGAGCTGTCGTCGCGCCCGTCCGTGCGCAGGCCGAAGGTCAGGTCCGCCGTTCCGACTGCGAACCAGTCGGCCGCGGGGATGGTCACATCGCGCACGAGGCCGGTGGCCTGCCCCGGCCCCGCCACGCGCACGTCGACCGCATAGGTGCCCTGCGGCAGGATCCGCTGAATCACGAAGCGGCCCGCGGGATCGGGGCGCAGGGTCTCACCCAGCGCCTGCACCCGTGCCCCCGGCACGACATTCGCTCCCGAGACGGTAACCGCCCCGCCAAAGACCGGAATGCCCCGCCGGCGCACGGTATCGCGGCCTTCCTCGACGCCCGAGACGCTGCCCATCGGCAAGGCCGCGCCAAGGGCCTGGGCCGCGGTCTCGTCGTAGCGACCGGCGGCATCGTAAACCCTGTGGACGACCATCAGGTCGCCATCCTGCGGCAGATCGACGGTCACGGTGCCGTTCGGATCGACCGGCACCACCGAAACCACCCGCGGCCCGCCGAGGGCGGCAGGGTCGATGATCCGCATCTCGCCCCGGTTGACGTAGGCCGGGTAGTTCAGCGCCGATTGCAGGACGACCGATCCCTCGGCCGCGCCCGGCGACTGTTCAAGATCGAGGCGCGGTTCAGCCCCGAGCCCGTCGAATGTGACGCGGATGTCGGCCGCGGCCAAGGCCACATCGACCTTGCGCACCTGCTGGGCCACGGCTTTGTCGCCCGCCACAGGCGCCCCGTTCAGCGAGATCGCAAAGCCAGCATCGGACTGCGCCAACGCCGTGCCGCCGGCCCCCGACAGGGCCGTGGCCGCCAGCAAGGCCTTCAGGACGGAAATGCCACGATTGGACTGTCGCATGTTCGTTTCCATCCTATTGCAGTGCCTGGATCGTTCGGTCGATCTGCAGGCGGTACGGTGCGTCCCTGCGCCAGCGCGACCGGATCAGGTCCTCGACGGCATCCAGACGGGAGCGGGCCAGCGCCTGCCCCTCGCCCTGCGTGTAGTAGCTCAGCCTGATCATCGAGGGCTTGT contains:
- a CDS encoding fatty acid desaturase, with translation MATNAVLASLIGVAVWMAGIVPVLVTVLPTALVAASAGVWLFFVQHQFEETSWDRASDWELHDAALEGSSHYVLPPILRWLTGNIGIHHVHHLYSRIPFYRLSEVLRDHPVLASAQRLTMRQSFDCTRRHLWDENSRKLISFAEARRV
- a CDS encoding outer membrane beta-barrel protein, which translates into the protein MRQSNRGISVLKALLAATALSGAGGTALAQSDAGFAISLNGAPVAGDKAVAQQVRKVDVALAAADIRVTFDGLGAEPRLDLEQSPGAAEGSVVLQSALNYPAYVNRGEMRIIDPAALGGPRVVSVVPVDPNGTVTVDLPQDGDLMVVHRVYDAAGRYDETAAQALGAALPMGSVSGVEEGRDTVRRRGIPVFGGAVTVSGANVVPGARVQALGETLRPDPAGRFVIQRILPQGTYAVDVRVAGPGQATGLVRDVTIPAADWFAVGTADLTFGLRTDGRDDSSDTYATGRIAGFVNGRTATGYEVTASVDSGEGPLRDLIGDLDEKDPRQLLLRVDPDDYYPTFGDDSKIVDLTPTSGKIYVRIAREGNFVQFGDFVASLGDNAFVRNDRTLYGAQAHVESRVQTTYGTPIRQATVHAAQPDRIPQREAFVGTGGSVYFLRQQDIARGTEQIFVQVRDPQSDRIIDSQALVPGVDYQINYIQGIVTLSRPLFGTTGDGLISSTGARRDDVVLVAQYEYTPVAGDVGGYATGGRVEGWVTPQLRLGVAATRDDTGLRDHQLVGGDILFAPTERTYLRIDAARSEGRGIDTLLSYNGGLDSQTQDAASGQGQSLRVEGRADLADLGLGRDGVVGGYAEHRDAGFSSLDTQVTATTGDEELWGVFAEVSLSETTTLKLTYDSYTNAAGDEDLEGEAELAGQLTERLSYTLAAARIDRDDADETGNRTDVAARLTYALDDQLSVYVFGQTTVNRDGLDRDDRVGTGLTYDTGTGWVLEGEVSDGNQGPGARVLAVRTDAAGDTQYIGYTLDPGRDLNGVDLIGRDRGRVVVGGRRTLSETVSVFGENTYDMFGQRDSLTSAYGVTYRPNAALTTTLAYELGQVQESASDDFDRQAISLGVAYATEDLTAKGRIEYRTETGTLSDAPLDNDTVLASVDLAYKIDETQRILFSADSLRSRSDETAFRDGDYTDVSLGYALRPVENDRFNMLARYRYLDDQVGQRLDGTDDLGPVQRSHVVSVDASYDLDRFWTLNGKIGYRSAETAADRDSTFARNDAVLAVVGARYHLANDWDMMAEVRHLALTTADVTETGALVAAFKQINANLQVGAGYNFSRFSDDLTDLTFDNQGLFLNIVAKY